DNA sequence from the Treponema sp. OMZ 838 genome:
CGATTGGGAAAAAAATTGGGACTATGCGCGCCGCTGTATCGCCGGGGTAATGGAAAAATCACACATCAACAATGCCGACATCGTTGCCGTTTCGACAACTTGTATGCGCGAAGGGATTATCTTATACGATAAGACAGGAAAAGAAATCTGGGCATGTGCCAATGTCGATGCGCGCAGTACGGACGAAGTGGTACAGCTTAAAAAAAAGTCGCTCTCTCTTGAACATGAACTTTATCTTGAGACCGGACAAACGTATTCGCTCAGTGCGCTGCCGCGTATCCTTTGGGTAAAAAATAATTTGCCGGAAGTATATGAGAACATTGCTTCTATTGGTATGTTTAACGACTGGCTTATCTATAAAATGAGCGGGAAACTGGTTGTGGAACCGAGTAACGGCTCTACAAGCGGGCTTTTTTCATTGATAAAGCGGACATGGGATAAAACGATTGCAGAGCGTTGCGGTCTTAAACGCGATATCTTCCCGCCGGTACAGGAATGCGGTACGCTCGTTTCCCACGTCAGCAAAGAGGGCGCTAAAGAAACCGGATTGAAAGAAGGAACTCCTATTATTGTCGGTGGCGGAGATGCCCAGCTTGGTACAATCGGAGTCGGCGTAACGGAAGCGAATGAAGCGGCTGTTTTCGGTGGGACATTTTGGCAATATGAATATAACACCGCAAGCGGAAGCATATCGGACGACTGCGATATACGGGTGAACTGCCATGTACAGCCGAATCTTTGGCAGTATGAAGCGCTTGCATTTAAACCCGGCCTGATGATGCGCTGGTACCGCGACGGATTTTGTAGCGAAGAACAAAAAGAAGCTGCCGCACAAGGTAAGGATGTCTATGCGCTGATGGATGAACGCGCCGAAAAAATCCCGGTTGGTTCGAACGGTATGTTCTGTACATTCAGCGATGTTATGAATTTTTCCGCATGGCGCCATGCAGCCCCTACGTTTACGAACTTCACCTTTGAAGCGGAGCTGTTCAATAAATACACCTTTTACCGTTCCATCCTCGAAAGCACTGCGCTTATCACTTACGGCCATATGCAGCTGGTTGCATCAAAAGGAGGCGGAATGCCGTCCGCGGTAACGTTCGGCGGCGGAGCTGCGAAGAGCCGGTTATGGGCGCAAATCGTATGCGATGCACTCGGCGTGCCTCTGCGCATACCGGTCGTAAAAGAAGCAACCGCGCTTGGGGCGGCAATGCTCGCGGCGACAGGCGTCGGTATATACGGCAGTATAAAAGAAGCGGCGGCGGCGATGGTGAAAATCGAAACGACACTACAGCCGAATATGGAACATCATAAAAAATACATGGAAATGTACAAGATATGGCGGAATATATACGATGCCCAACTCGATTTGAGCGATCGCGGCATCACGCAGTACATGTGGGCTGCGCCGGGCATTACCGGAAAATAGAAAGGAACTTCTAAAAACTTCAGGTTTTAGAAGTTTTCTTTAGATGTAACTTGTGATGTTTTAATTTAAGTCATTATATTGTAAAGACTTAAATTAAAACTCGACGGGCACCTCTATTCCGAAGGATGCGAAGCAAATCTAACCGAGTTTTTAGAGGTGCCCAGAGCATAATAGGAGAATAATATGTTTATAGTAGATGAAAAAGATAAAGAGTATCGTTTTCAGGATCACGGGCCGAAGTATTTGATGAAAGGGCCTCGAATGAATTTTGCGATAGTGCAGTTCCAACCGGGACAGGATTTTAGAGCGCATTATCACGACATAATGGAAGAAAATTTTTACATCCTTGAAGGTGAGGTAGATATCGTTGTCGATAACGTCATGCACCATCTGACAAAGGGGCAATTCATCCATATTGAGCCCAAGGAAGTTCATTATGTTATCAATCGATCCAATGCCGTGATGCGCATGGTATCGACGCTTGCCCCCTATCAAGACAACGATAAAATTGAAGTGGATAATCCGGTATTGGAATAAAGGCCACAGAGCGCTCTTGTTGACATACTTTGCTTTTTCAATTGACCTTTCAGCGATAGTATGCGAAAATAAAAAGATGTCCGCATCGTAATCAACCAAATCTACAGATGTGGGCAAGAAGGAGCATAAATCTATGTTAAAAAAAATGATTGGCATTTTGTCTGCGGGGCTGATGATTGCAGCTCTTATGTCATGTACTCAGGCAAAAAAGGAAGAGGGACCTATCACGCTTCATTATTGGACGCATGAAGACCCCGCCCGTACGGAGCTTGAAACAAAGCTTATCGCCGAATTTGAAAAAGCAAATCCGAATATCAAAGTCGAGCGGACGACGCAGGGCGCTGCAAAGCTGATTGAACTGGTACAGACTGCTTTTGCGGCTAATCAGGGACCGGATATTTTCAATTTATCTATCGAAGATGAATATTCTTATGTTGCGAACGGTAGAGTCGCTCCGGTTGATCCCAAAGCTGCCGGTTATGCCGATCAGGCAGCTATCTATGACAGCTATTTGCCGGAAATTCTCAATGCCGTAACCAAAGACGGAAAAGTATACGGTCTGCCGTTGGAAATTACCAACTGGTGTATCTATATCAATAAGAAGATTTTCCGTGATGCCGGTTTGGATCCCGAAAAAGATTATCCCAAAACATGGGAAGATATGGTTGCTGTTTCCGAAAAATTGGTTATCCGCGACGGTGATATTTTGGTGCGCAGAGGGTTCGATTTCCGCTATCCGTATTATCTTGTTGCCTTTGTTCCGATGGTGGAACAGCTCGGTGGTCAGCTGATCAGTGATGATGGAAAAACAGCGATTGTCGGCGATGAAGCATGGATCAAGTTCCTTACCTTTATGCGCGATTGGGGACCCTCCGGAAAGAACCTTGGCTCTCCCACCTACAAGAGCGCACGTAACCTGTTCAACAAAGACAATAACGACATTGCAATGGCAACGACCGGTTTATACCAGCAGGGACGGATCCGCAAGGATAATCCCGACTTCTATAATAGCGGTGAATGGATGGTTGTTCCGTTCCCTCAATTTAAGAACGCAGTTAAAGAAGTTCCCGCTTGCTATTACGGACATTTCTTAATGGTTAACAACGATATTTCCAAGGCGAAGCAGGAGGCTGCATGGAAGCTCATCGGCTTTTTACTCAAGCACGGTGAAGACTACCTACGCGAAGGAGGTAACATTATTCAGCCGACCAAAGCCTTGCTCGACTCGCAGACACTCAAAGATATGCCGTATTCCGATGTATTTATCAACGATATGAACAAAGGACACATGGTGTATTACGGAGCGAACAGTGCTGAGTTGCAAACGGCAATCCGCTCGGCAGTTGAGTCGGTTATGCTGTCCGGTGTAGCTCCTGAAAAAGCGCTTGAGTCTTTGCGAGCAACGGCTCAAGAAATTCTTGACGAAGAAAATAAAAAATAAATAGTTACCTTGCAATGCGATGTTCTAACTCGTGCTATTTGTACGAGTTAGAACTCGCCGACCTATTCGCCAACGAAGCTATTGAACAGGTCTAGTACTCATCGGTAAAAGGAAAAGCGGTTATGTCTAACTCAAAAAAAAGCGGCGGTATTGAAAAAAAAATCGCACGGTGGGGTGTTATTTTTGTTATTCCCGCAGTGTTGTTTTTTACTGTATTCAGTTTTTATCCCATTATAAATGCATTCATCGAAAGCTTTTTCGATAAGCGCGTTCTCAGTAATATTCCCCCTAAGTTTGTAGGGCTGCAAAATTATTTCTATATTTTTGACGCTTCCCGATACGATAATCCGATGTCATTCTTAAATTCGCTGCGTGCAACGGTCGTGTTTACGCTCGGAACATTTATACCGCTTGTGATATTAAGTCTCTTGTTTGCGGTGCTTATCAGCTCATTGCAGCGAAACAGTTTAAAAAAAGTTTTTCAGATAGCGTATTACACGCCTGCTATTCTATCGTCTGTTGTTGCTGCGGCGATTTGGCTGCTTATTTTTGATCCTCGCGGACTGGGAAATTACTGGATTAATAAACTTCTTTCCACGCCCGGTGTTGACCATCAATGGTTGCTAAACAGTACGATGCTTCAACTTTCTACAATGATTGTATATTTTTGGAAATATATCGGATACTTTGTTATTCTTTTTATTACCGGTCTTTCGACCATTCCTCCGGTGGTGTACGAAGCGGCTTTAATCGACGGTGCAAATAGATTCCAAGTCTTTTGGTCGATTACGCTGCCGCTCCTGAAACCGACGGTTGTATTGGTTTCAATTATGGCGATGCTGCAGTGTTTAAAAACGTTCAGCACCCAATATCTCTTTACTCAGAATGGAGCGTCGCTCGGGCCGATTAACGTTATCACGTTGAATATCTATCAGACCGGTATTAAGCTGCAGCGGATCGGCCGTGCAAGCGCGATGAGTATCGTATTATTTTTAATGATGCTCCTTTTAACATGGCTGCAATTCCGCTCGTCAAAACCCGACGAGACGGATTATTAAAAGAGTGCCGTAAGACGCATAGGAGTTAAATATGAAACAATCTATGACGACGGGAGCGCTTTCGGTTATTAAACTGGTATTATTGCTGGCGCTTGCTGCCTTTACTGTGATGCCGCTCATTTTTATGTTGACCGCTTCATTTATGTCGGGAAAAGAGATTATGCAGATGCCGTATAAATGGATTCCCGAAAGCTGGCAGTACGTCAACTTTATAACGGCAATGAAAGGCAACGACGGCAATTACATTTACGTTCGGAATATTATCAACTCGTTTATCGTGGCAATTAGCGTGTCATTTACCACGGTTCTCCTCGCATCCATCACCGGTTACGGACTGGCTAAATTTAGATTCCGCGGACGAAACCTCATCTTTATGCTGATTATGGCAACCATGATGATTCCGTTTGAAGCTATTATGATACCGCTGTACATGATCGCGACGAAGCTGCATATCCAAAATACATACACGGGGCTGATACTGCCCTTTATGGTGAGCGCATTCGGTATTTTTATGATGCGCCAATACCTTATCACCTTCCCGAATGAGTTTTTGGATGCAGCACGTGTGGATGGTATGCATGAGTTTTCCATCTATTCGCATATCGTACTGCCGAACTGTAAACCCGTTATCGCAACGCTCGCGATCCTTTCGTTTAGGACGCAGTGGGATAACCTGCTGTGGCCGCTGCTGGTTTCCCAGTCCGATACGATGAAAACCATTCCGCAGTACATCACCTCATTTACAGCCGAACGGAGCACCGACGAAGGTGCAATGATGGCCGCCGCCGTTATTGCCAGCATCCCGATGATGTTGATCTTCTTCGGACTTTCCAAATATTTTATTGGGGGGTCGGTTGTATACGAATCCCGCAAAGGCTAACCACCTTTTGAAATATACGGCACATCTGCGTTGTCGCTACGCCGAAATAAATGCTCAACGTACAGCAAGTACGCCTCCGCTTTATTTCGGCTAGGCTCCTAACATCTGTACCGTCTATTTCAAAAGGCTTACGGAAAGGGTGCAGCTACTGTGTCGCATTGCCAAAAGCGTACATCCTTGTACGCTTTTGGCAGCGAGTTTCGGGCGATGCCGAAACATCGCTTCTGTTTAAACCAGCGGCATCCTTGCCAATGTTTAAGCGGCATTGCCGCTTAAACTTGCAAGTTTTGGCTGGCCAAAACGTTGCTGCTGAAAATCCTCAACGTATCATTTCCGATAAAGATGGCGGTGGTTCCACACAGCAGCAAGTTTTTCGTGAGAAAAACTTGTCGTTGAACGGCGTACATGAATGTACACTGTTCAACAGGCTATTTCCGCTTTTTATAGGCGGAGGCAGAGCTTGCACTGACGGGATGTTTCTTTCTCGTGTCTTTGTCGCGGAAAAAGGCTTCGCGCCGGTTCCCTTCACGCAGCTTTCGTGAAGGGCTTTTTTTTGCATAACCGGCTGTATGAGGACTCTTTTCGTTTACGCTATCCGATTTTGTGTCGATGTGGATATGCGGCATATTGTTTTTTTTCTTTGAAAGCCTCAATGCCTCGTGAGCGGCGTCGGCCGGTAAATCTGCGAGCGAAAAACGGTCGAATAATTCGATACGATCAACCGCGTGTTCGGGAATGGAAAGCAACGTACTGAAAAACTGTGCGAGGCTCCGCTTGCTTGTCCCGTCCTTCCTGCCTAATCCGATATAGAGCCGGACGGTATTCCCGCCGGAGGATTTTCCGCGCTTGTCTTCCGTGCGGGGGACTTTGATATTTCTGTAATGGGATGCCGACAGTACCGAACCGTAATGCAGCTGCAGCACGGCGGCAAGCACTTCGACACTGTCAATATTTATGATACTGCTTTCGGTATTCTCGGCGTAGGATACGGTGGCGGTTTCTTCAGTGGCGGTGAGGCTTGCTTTATTTCCGGCTAAGAGTTCTCGGGCGAGTTCGATAAAGGGCTTGTTGACCGTATGCTCGGCTCGGATGGTGTCCAGCTGACGCCGCAGATCGGAAAAGAGCCGCTCTTGTTTTTGCGCGAGGACTTTCTCTATAG
Encoded proteins:
- a CDS encoding cupin domain-containing protein; this encodes MFIVDEKDKEYRFQDHGPKYLMKGPRMNFAIVQFQPGQDFRAHYHDIMEENFYILEGEVDIVVDNVMHHLTKGQFIHIEPKEVHYVINRSNAVMRMVSTLAPYQDNDKIEVDNPVLE
- the lsrK gene encoding autoinducer-2 kinase, translating into MSEKYLMAIDAGTGSVRAVIFDVKGNQIECVQQEWEHLEDPKYPGSMNFDWEKNWDYARRCIAGVMEKSHINNADIVAVSTTCMREGIILYDKTGKEIWACANVDARSTDEVVQLKKKSLSLEHELYLETGQTYSLSALPRILWVKNNLPEVYENIASIGMFNDWLIYKMSGKLVVEPSNGSTSGLFSLIKRTWDKTIAERCGLKRDIFPPVQECGTLVSHVSKEGAKETGLKEGTPIIVGGGDAQLGTIGVGVTEANEAAVFGGTFWQYEYNTASGSISDDCDIRVNCHVQPNLWQYEALAFKPGLMMRWYRDGFCSEEQKEAAAQGKDVYALMDERAEKIPVGSNGMFCTFSDVMNFSAWRHAAPTFTNFTFEAELFNKYTFYRSILESTALITYGHMQLVASKGGGMPSAVTFGGGAAKSRLWAQIVCDALGVPLRIPVVKEATALGAAMLAATGVGIYGSIKEAAAAMVKIETTLQPNMEHHKKYMEMYKIWRNIYDAQLDLSDRGITQYMWAAPGITGK
- a CDS encoding ABC transporter substrate-binding protein, with product MLKKMIGILSAGLMIAALMSCTQAKKEEGPITLHYWTHEDPARTELETKLIAEFEKANPNIKVERTTQGAAKLIELVQTAFAANQGPDIFNLSIEDEYSYVANGRVAPVDPKAAGYADQAAIYDSYLPEILNAVTKDGKVYGLPLEITNWCIYINKKIFRDAGLDPEKDYPKTWEDMVAVSEKLVIRDGDILVRRGFDFRYPYYLVAFVPMVEQLGGQLISDDGKTAIVGDEAWIKFLTFMRDWGPSGKNLGSPTYKSARNLFNKDNNDIAMATTGLYQQGRIRKDNPDFYNSGEWMVVPFPQFKNAVKEVPACYYGHFLMVNNDISKAKQEAAWKLIGFLLKHGEDYLREGGNIIQPTKALLDSQTLKDMPYSDVFINDMNKGHMVYYGANSAELQTAIRSAVESVMLSGVAPEKALESLRATAQEILDEENKK
- a CDS encoding carbohydrate ABC transporter permease, which translates into the protein MKQSMTTGALSVIKLVLLLALAAFTVMPLIFMLTASFMSGKEIMQMPYKWIPESWQYVNFITAMKGNDGNYIYVRNIINSFIVAISVSFTTVLLASITGYGLAKFRFRGRNLIFMLIMATMMIPFEAIMIPLYMIATKLHIQNTYTGLILPFMVSAFGIFMMRQYLITFPNEFLDAARVDGMHEFSIYSHIVLPNCKPVIATLAILSFRTQWDNLLWPLLVSQSDTMKTIPQYITSFTAERSTDEGAMMAAAVIASIPMMLIFFGLSKYFIGGSVVYESRKG
- a CDS encoding carbohydrate ABC transporter permease; this encodes MSNSKKSGGIEKKIARWGVIFVIPAVLFFTVFSFYPIINAFIESFFDKRVLSNIPPKFVGLQNYFYIFDASRYDNPMSFLNSLRATVVFTLGTFIPLVILSLLFAVLISSLQRNSLKKVFQIAYYTPAILSSVVAAAIWLLIFDPRGLGNYWINKLLSTPGVDHQWLLNSTMLQLSTMIVYFWKYIGYFVILFITGLSTIPPVVYEAALIDGANRFQVFWSITLPLLKPTVVLVSIMAMLQCLKTFSTQYLFTQNGASLGPINVITLNIYQTGIKLQRIGRASAMSIVLFLMMLLLTWLQFRSSKPDETDY